The Prionailurus bengalensis isolate Pbe53 chromosome F2, Fcat_Pben_1.1_paternal_pri, whole genome shotgun sequence genomic interval agcgtccgacttcagccaggtcacgatctcgcgctccgtgagttcgagccccgcgtcgggctctgggctgatgactcagagcctggagcctgtttccgattctgtgtctccctctctctctgcccctcccccgttcatgctctgtctctctctgtcccaaaaataaaaataaacgttgaaaaaaaaaaagaagaaaaaaaaaaaagaaataaaggttgtTTCTTACAGACACCatagagttgtgtgtgtgtgtgtgtgtgtataaaatccaTTATGACAATCTCTGCCTTGAAATTGGagactttaatccatttacatttattatttttttaagattgtatttttaggTAAACTCTACACCCAGGGTGGGTCTCCAACCctcaatcccaagatcaagagtcgcatactgccaccaactgagcctcccaggtgcccctggtaggTTTACTCTTTCAGCACTTGGAATATGTCATTCCACTGCCTTTTgacctccatggtttctgatgtgAAATAGGTAATTTTATTGGGGATCacttgtatgtgatgaatcacttcTCTTTTGCTGCTCTCAAGAgtctttttctttggctttcaacAATTTATGATGTGTCTAAGTATGGATCCTTTTTAGTTTATCCTAGAGTTCACTGAACTTCCTAGATGTGCAGAttcatgtttttcatcaaattcagGAACTTTTCAGGcattattttttcagatattctttctgcccctttctcttctctgttcctgAGAATTATGCATAGGTTGGTATGCTTACTGGTGTCCTACGggcctttcatttttaatgttgtgATTTTAGAAATCAGATGccaggttttgttgttgctgcttgtAGTAGTTGAACTCGTGTAGTGGTTTTTCTGAACTTGTTCTGTCTAGTCTGTAATGTCACGTGTAGCCACTAAAGTTCCTATGCTCAGCTGATGATCGGACAGAGATTTTCTTAAATGCCTAAAATCCATAAACTTCCCAGTCTTTCCCAAATAGCTCTGTGTACTTGTTGGGGCATATGCCTTTCAGCACTAAAGCCCCCTGTTTGCAACTGAGGCTCCACTTCCCTTTGTGCAGAGCCTCAAGGCCAGCCAGAGGTAAGCATTTGATGCTTTTTCAGGTCTTTCATGAGCCTGTGCACACCCTATTTATGTTTGTGACCTTCTATATTCCAGAAATATGTAGGGCTTTTGAACATCCCTGTGGACACTGTATTCCCCAGCTCTTCCTTTTAAGCTTTTTGGTTACTCTATTATCAGGTGCAGCTGTTATCCATTGCCCCTTTGCAGCTTTGAAATTATAACGTGCCTGCAACTGCCTTCAGCAAACATCCTCAGGGCATAGACCATTGGCCCTAGGCAAGCTGAGTGCGCTTTGTAAGAGGGGTCTTCCAGGGAGCCCTCAGACAAGTTAAATCATGGCAATTATTTGCAAGGAAGGTGTTCTGCTCCCTCTACAGGATTACGTCTCCCTGCTCCATTCTACCAGGAATGTGGGCTGTAATTTCCAGGTTACCACTGGGCTGGAGAGTAGCCTTAACCAGAACACCGCAAAACTCACTGTTCTTACCGAGATTCAGTTTTCCTCAATAAACACTGTCGGGATGCTGCACTCCTTTGATTAacttccagagttctgaaaaagttgacTCCAACAACTTCTGCTAgtcttttccttgcttttataGGGGGAAGGGGATGCAGATTTTCCGAGGTCCTTACTCCTCCATTCTCAATGAAGGCCGACcgtaattttttgagggaccctTGGCTGTCATAGTCACGGCTCCTGCATCTGACAGTTTCTGGGTAATAATAAGTGCCTAATAAATCCTTGTCAAACCCCTGCTCAGCCTGGAGAACCGCCACCACAACCCACGCGTGTGGGCCGGGCCGGGTGGGGGACAGCAGCCCGGAGGCCCCAGCCTTCCGGCACTGCTCACGCTCCACCGGAGTGGGGACCCTGACCGGGGCGAAAGAGACCGCGGCAGTGGGCCGcgagacccccaccccaccttgctGATTGGCCCCGGCAGGCCGCCCCTTCGCTCTGGGGGTCTGTAGGCGCTGCGACACGGATGGCCACCGCGCCAGGTCTGGAAATATTGCTGGACGAAAGCGAGCGATGGCCTCGAAGATGCCGTGGACGCCGGACTGAGGGGCCCGAGCGTAAAGGACTAAGCACCGCCGAGGCCGGAAGAACCGCGTCCGGGCAGCGGACAGGCCGAGACAGCAGGTGCCGCCCGCAGGAAGACACCACGGGTTCCCACCCTACTTCCGGTTTCCACGACTACCTGACGGACAGGCCCCGGAccgcccctgccctcccaggCTCTCGCGACGTTTGGGCTCCCGTGGCGCCGCAGGGGCCGACGGGAGCAGCGGCCGCGCTGAAGAGGGCCGacatggcggcggcggcggcttcgCTTCGCGGGGCGGTGCTGGGCCCGCGGGGCGCGGGGCTGCCGGGCGCGCGGGCCCGGAGTTTGCTGTGCGGCGCGCGGCCCTGCCAGCTCCCGCTGCGGACGCCACAGGTGAGCGCTGGCCGCGGCGCCGGCCGCCGTGTGGCCCCGCAGCCCCTGAAGGTCACGGCGGGGAGGCTCTGGGCGCGGGCCCGGCAGCGAGGGAGCGGCCTCCGCCACCCGGCGCCCCCGCCGGACCCCCGCCGCCTGCCGATATGGGGCGCCGCGGAGCAGGACCGGGCGCCCACTCCCCCGACCAGCGGAGGCGCCGGGTACCGAgcgtggggggcggcggggcgggctcGCTGCCGGCTCGGGGCCGGGGGCTTTCTCCGGGGGGCGCGCCCAGGCCCGCTCCCGCTCCGGCCTTCCAGACGGCCTGCGTCCTGAAGTGACCTCAGCCTGACCTCGGACCGCGGCTTGTGACCTTGGCCTGCCCCGGCACCCTTGCTTTACATCGACCTCATCCCCAGCCCCGGATCCAAAACCGTGCCTTGCGCCCCCTCCTCGGGGCCGAATCACGGTCGAGGAGCCGGCAGTGGGCTGGAGCGGGGTGGGCAGTGGTGCTCCGCAGGAGCTGGCGGGTGCGGGTggatgggtggggagaggcaggcgcTGAGAGTCAGATCCCCAGGTAGGGCCGGGTGGTGTTCTGGCAGGCGCTGAGCGGGGCTCTTGCAGGCAGTGTCCTTGTCGTCGAAGGCCGGTCTGTCCCGGGGCCGGAAAGTGATGCTCTCAGCGTTGGGCATGCTGGCGGCAGGGGGTGCAGGGCTAGCCGTGGCTCTGCATTCGGCCGTGAGCGCCAGTGACCTGGAGCTGCACCCCCCCAGCTATCCGTGGTCCCACcgtggcttcctgtcttccctgGACCACACCAGGTGTGCTGCCGGCTGACTGGGGTGGTTTCTGGGCGGTCTGGTGGGGCGGAGGCCCTGGCGCCCCTAACCCTATCCCTTTCTTTAGTATCCGGAGGGGTTTCCAGGTGTATAAGCAGGTGTGCTCCTCCTGCCACAGCATGGACTATGTGGCCTACCGCCACCTGGTGGGTGTCTGCTACACAGAAGATGAAGCTAAGGCGCTCGCAGAAGAGGTGTGGGCCTGGGGATGAGGAGGACCCCGGGGATTGGGGCTCCGGCTGCGGTGGACGGCAGGGCTGTGACGGGGCTCTTGGTGGCAGGTGGAGGTTCAGGACGGCCCCAACGAGGATGGGGAGATGTTCATGCGGCCAGGGAAGCTGTCTGACTACTTCCCCAAGCCCTACCCCAACCCTGAGGCCGCTCGAGCAGCCAACAACGGAGCACTGCCCCCTGACCTCAGCTACATCGTGCGAGCTAGGTACGCTGGCTGCCTGCAGGGcggtgtggggagggggcaggaaagtCCACCTCGTGCCAGGGCTGAGGAGGCATGGATCTGGTCCCAGGCACGGTGGTGAGGACTACGTCTTCTCCCTGCTAACCGGCTACTGCGAGCCGCCCACCGGTGTGTCATTGCGAGAAGGTCTCTATTTCAACCCCTACTTTCCCGGCCAGGCCATCGGCATGGCTCCTCCCATCTACACTGAGGTCTTGGAGTATGACGATGGTGAGCAGCCCCTACCCTGGGGGCGGACAAGCCGGGTCTTCCTTTTCCCACTGCCAGGGATGCTTTCTGTGTCATGCACAGAAAGAGGTCGTGCACTCTTCTTGGCTCCAGCACCGAGCCAGCTTACGGGCAACCTTCACAACCCCGTCTAGCCCAGGCCCCTgcgtgctggggggagggggggggtcccaTTGGTTTTGAAGCCTTGGTCTGGACCCCATCTCAGCTGCATGGAGGAGATTGCTCTAGGGCTGTACCAGGTTGGGGAGGGACCCCCAAGGGCAGCCCTTAACACTTATTCTTGGCTCAGGCACCCCAGCTACCATGTCCCAGGTAGCCAAGGATGTGTGTACCTTCCTGCGCTGGGCATCCGAGCCAGAGCATGACCATCGCAAACGCATGGGGCTCAAGGTGAAATGGCCGGgcgtgggagaggggctgggaaaTGGGCTGGGGtcctttctgcctccttcttctgAGCCTGCCTCATCCCCAGATGTTGATGATGATGGGCTTGCTATTGCCTCTGGTCTATGCCATGAAGCGGCATAAGTGGTCAGTCCTGAAGAGCCGGAAGCTGGCGTATCGGCCACCCAAGTGACCCTGCCCAACGTCTGCTTGCCGTCTTGCCTGAACAGGCCCGCAAGCCAAGGAGCCACCCTGGACCTGTTCAGGCCTCAGCTGGCCCGCTTGGCCAAGCTCCTCTTTCCTTGGGACAAGAGGGAAAGGGGCAAGAGACCAGGTTCTAGCTCCAGATCCTTCAGCCCCCATCATGGAAATAAATTAAGTTTCTCAACACATGTTTGAGCTATTGTGTGATGGGAGCACACGTTTGCAGGGGACTCTGGGACTAAGACCTTTGCTCTCGAGCTGTCAGGGTTGTCCCATGCAGTGTAACCGACGCTGCCGTGT includes:
- the LOC122495924 gene encoding cytochrome c1, heme protein, mitochondrial — protein: MAAAAASLRGAVLGPRGAGLPGARARSLLCGARPCQLPLRTPQAVSLSSKAGLSRGRKVMLSALGMLAAGGAGLAVALHSAVSASDLELHPPSYPWSHRGFLSSLDHTSIRRGFQVYKQVCSSCHSMDYVAYRHLVGVCYTEDEAKALAEEVEVQDGPNEDGEMFMRPGKLSDYFPKPYPNPEAARAANNGALPPDLSYIVRARHGGEDYVFSLLTGYCEPPTGVSLREGLYFNPYFPGQAIGMAPPIYTEVLEYDDGTPATMSQVAKDVCTFLRWASEPEHDHRKRMGLKMLMMMGLLLPLVYAMKRHKWSVLKSRKLAYRPPK